CTGGAAGACGCACTTCTCGCGGCAAAGACCGGCGCCGACATCATCATGTTCGACAACATGACTCCGGAACTTATCCGCGAAGCGATCGCCGCTCTCGAGGGAGCGGGTCTCCGCAGTGAGGTGACCTTGGAGATCTCGGGCGGTATCACGCCGGAGACGGTGGATAAATACGCCGGTCTCGATGTGGATGTGATCAGTATGGGGGCGCTGACCCATTCGGTCCGCTGTGCGGATGTGAGTTTAGAGGTTGATATATAGATGCAGGTCGAGACGAAAGTAGCTCTCGCTCTTTTTGCCGGTTCGATCCTGCTGACTGTTGTGTGTTTCCTTCTGGGACTGCCGTTCTTCTTCCTGTTCCTCTTCGTGCCGCTGTTTCTGCTTTTTCCGGGCAGAAGGTCGGAGAAGGTCTGTCCGGTCTGCGGTGCGGTTTCGTCGAAGGATGCAGCGTACTGCCGGGTGTGCGGGGCGAAACTGGGGGATTCTGACGTATGACGATACAGTTTACTATTCGAGATATGCAGGACGATGACTGGACGCGGGTCAGTGCGATTTATCAGCAGGCTCTGAAGGAAGGGATATCGACGTTTGCGACGGTATGTCCAACCTTTGAAGAGTGGGACAAGGCACATCTGAATGACTGCCGTTACGTCATGCTTGCGGACGATACGGTTGTCGGGTGGTGCGCCGTCTCCCCGACTTCTTCCCGGGAGGCCTACAAAGGCGTTGTGGAAGTGAGTATCTACTTCGACAAAGCGTTCCGTGGCATGGGTCTTGGTACAAAACTGCTGGATCATCTCTGCAGGGAGAGCGAAGCAAAAGGATACTGGTGT
The sequence above is a segment of the uncultured Methanocorpusculum sp. genome. Coding sequences within it:
- a CDS encoding GNAT family N-acetyltransferase, whose amino-acid sequence is MTIQFTIRDMQDDDWTRVSAIYQQALKEGISTFATVCPTFEEWDKAHLNDCRYVMLADDTVVGWCAVSPTSSREAYKGVVEVSIYFDKAFRGMGLGTKLLDHLCRESEAKGYWCLFVNILSINTASINLHKMCGFREVGYRERIAKDLFGVWQNTIFMERRNGIC